One Saccharomyces kudriavzevii IFO 1802 strain IFO1802 genome assembly, chromosome: 4 genomic region harbors:
- the AMD2 gene encoding putative amidase (similar to Saccharomyces cerevisiae AMD2 (YDR242W); ancestral locus Anc_8.467), translated as MTAQSTWREKALLKKNQLNSKIKDEWKLDNATMRRLKNDKKNLTKNIDDLCPFSENQITHSTIIKLREKLKARELTCHEITFAFCHRAALIHQVVNCLSEIMFSEALKLADYQDTHRPTTLPPLYGIPISLKDQCNVEGVDTSLGYLSRTFKPKTKKEESLIVTFLRDLGALIFVKTTVPSSMMATDTESNTFGYTYNSINLEFSSGGSSGGEGSLIGAHGSLLGLGTDIGGSIRIPSSYQGLFGLKPTFGRVPYLKVDNSFEGRETIPSVIGPLAKDLLDLRYFMSCIINTCKPWVQDVKCIPYHFDSTTNELHKNYVVGIWYGDGIIDLPPSDIRALKMCENLVNNTEGMKAVQWKPSSELSGELFDIANEADVADSGNEIKGEFELSGEPLLDILKPMVLIDGRPPYTVNEWWDLTKRVYNAQQSMRDYYLSFPESDRPDVIISPTTLMPFRPGDMLKTTLRYILLFNVLNFPSLSIPAGSVNCQVDGLMDISSALNTEDKMIRTYWNDLIESGDIEGFPIGLQVVSPTFDDSEVCKFASWYCSRV; from the coding sequence ATGACTGCGCAATCAACCTGGAGAGAAAAGGctctattgaaaaaaaatcaactgAATAGCAAGATAAAAGATGAATGGAAGTTAGACAACGCAACCATGAGAAGGTTGAAAaacgataaaaaaaatctaacCAAGAACATCGATGATTTATGTCCTTTCTCGGAGAATCAGATCACCCATTCCACAATTATAAAATTAAGGGAGAAACTGAAAGCAAGAGAATTGACTTGCCACGAAATAACATTTGCATTTTGCCACAGAGCTGCTCTGATTCATCAAGTAGTTAATTGTTTATCGGAAATCATGTTCTCGGAGGCACTGAAATTGGCTGATTATCAGGATACCCATAGACCAACAACATTGCCGCCTTTGTATGGTATACCGATATCTTTGAAGGACCAATGCAATGTCGAGGGAGTAGACACCTCATTGGGATATTTATCTCGAACTTTTAAAccaaaaaccaaaaaggAGGAGTCATTGATTGTTACCTTTCTCCGGGACTTAGGAGCATTGATCTTCGTGAAAACTACTGTGCCTTCATCAATGATGGCTACGGATACAGAGTCAAATACGTTTGGATACACATATAATAGTATTAATTTGGAGTTCTCTAGCGGCGGTTCATCAGGGGGAGAAGGATCGTTAATCGGAGCTCATGGTTCTTTGTTGGGCTTAGGTACTGATATAGGCGGAAGTATAAGAATTCCAAGTAGCTATCAAGGACTGTTCGGTTTGAAACCAACTTTTGGACGGGTCCCTTACTTGAAAGTGGATAATTCTTTTGAGGGAAGAGAAACAATTCCAAGTGTAATTGGACCGCTGGCAAAAGACCTTTTGGATTTAAGATATTTCATGAGTTGTATCATAAATACCTGCAAACCATGGGTCCAAGATGTGAAATGTATACCGTACCATTTTGATTCCACTACAAATGAATTACACAAGAATTATGTGGTTGGAATATGGTATGGGGATGGTATTATTGATCTTCCACCGAGTGACATCAGGGCTTTGAAGATGTGCGAAAATCTGGTTAATAATACTGAAGGAATGAAGGCAGTCCAATGGAAGCCCTCCAGTGAATTAAGCGGAGAACTATTCGATATTGCTAATGAAGCGGATGTTGCAGACTCAGGTAACGAGATAAAGGGTGAATTTGAACTTTCGGGAGAACCACTACTTGATATTCTCAAACCAATGGTTTTGATTGACGGTAGACCCCCATATACAGTTAATGAATGGTGGGATTTGACTAAAAGGGTTTATAATGCGCAACAATCGATGAGAGACTATTACCTCTCCTTCCCAGAATCAGACAGACCTGACGTTATTATATCCCCGACAACATTAATGCCATTCAGGCCTGGCGACATGCTGAAGACCACTTTAAGGtacattttattattcaacGTTTTAAATTTCCCCTCTTTGTCCATACCTGCGGGTAGCGTCAATTGCCAAGTGGATGGATTGATGGATATTTCTTCTGCGCTCAATACGGAAGATAAAATGATCAGGACATACTGGAATGATTTAATCGAGTCTGGTGATATAGAAGGGTTTCCAATAGGTCTGCAAGTAGTCAGCCCTACTTTCGATGACAGCGAGGTTTGTAAATTTGCGTCTTGGTACTGCAGCAGAGTATAG
- the PRP28 gene encoding mRNA splicing protein PRP28 (similar to Saccharomyces cerevisiae PRP28 (YDR243C); ancestral locus Anc_8.469), translating into MPDIETVQEAEEASYRYMARPVDVSQLIAGMNKKNGPDKDTLGKIKKPKFLSKQERLKQEDLKENKEELKLKKKILPVKVEQENDEDDTRLNEENEKKDSLSKQSGSKFQFSWNEGEDTLAGYNPIVSAKVSALLRRGQISKVALESSYMGKHWTEKSLSEMNGRDWRILREDFAIVTKGGAVENPMRDWEELNIIPRDLLHIVIHQLQFPLPTPIQRITIPNVCNAKQYRDFLGVASTGSGKTLAFIIPVLIRMSRSSPRPTSLKIMDGPKALILAPTRELVQQIQVEAEKVTKIWSRESNYDCRVVSIVGGHSLEEISYSLSEGCDILVATPGRLIDSLENHLLVMKQVETLVLDEADKMIDLGFEDQVTTILTKVDVSADSATNRQTLMFTATMTPVIEKIAAGYMRKPVYATIGVDTGSEPLIQQIVEYADNEEQKFKKLKSIVTKYEPPIIIFINYKQTADWLAERFQKETNMRVTILHGSKSQEQREHSLQLFRSGRVQVMIATNVAARGLDIPNVSLVVNFQISKKIDDYIHRIGRTGRAAKKGTAISLVDGAEDETLMRELYKYVKKHDPLDNNIFSGGAKNKYNINKEQKNEIIY; encoded by the coding sequence ATGCCTGACATTGAAACTGTCCAAGAAGCAGAGGAGGCATCATACAGATACATGGCAAGACCAGTGGATGTCAGCCAGTTGATTGCTGGCatgaacaagaagaatggGCCAGATAAGGATACTTTGGGTAAAATTAAGAAACCCAAATTTTTGAGCAAACAAGAAAGGCTCAAACAAGAAGACCTTAAAGAGAATAAAGAAGAGTTGAAgcttaaaaaaaagatcctTCCTGTAAAGGTTGAACAGGAAaacgatgaagacgatACTCGActcaatgaagaaaatgaaaagaaggataGTCTGTCAAAACAAAGTGGTTctaaatttcaattttcgTGGAATGAAGGCGAAGATACTTTAGCGGGTTATAATCCTATTGTTTCGGCTAAAGTTAGTGCTTTACTCCGGAGGGGACAGATTTCAAAGGTTGCTTTAGAATCTTCCTATATGGGGAAGCATTGGACCGAGAAGTCTTTGAGCGAAATGAATGGAAGAGATTGGAGAATACTGAGAGAAGACTTTGCAATTGTTACGAAGGGCGGAGCAGTAGAAAATCCAATGAGGGACTGGGAAGAACTTAATATCATACCGAGAGACTTGCTGCATATTGTTATACATCAATTGCAATTTCCTTTGCCAACACCTATTCAAAGGATTACTATTCCCAACGTTTGCAATGCAAAGCAGTATAGAGATTTTCTTGGAGTTGCGTCTACAGGTTCTGGTAAGACTTTAGCCTTTATTATACCGGTTTTGATCAGGATGAGTAGATCGTCTCCAAGACCAACGTCATTAAAGATCATGGATGGCCCCAAAGCTTTAATCCTGGCACCAACAAGAGAATTAGTACAACAAATTCAAGTAGAAGCTGAAAAGGTTACAAAAATATGGTCCAGAGAGAGCAATTATGACTGCCGAGTTGTTTCTATTGTTGGTGGACACTCATTGGAGGAAATTTCATATTCTCTATCAGAAGGTTGTGATATCCTGGTGGCTACGCCTGGGCGTTTGATCGATTCTTTAGAAAACCATTTATTGGTGATGAAGCAAGTGGAGACACTGGTGTTAGACGAAGCCGATAAAATGATCGATTTAGGTTTTGAAGACCAAGTAACGACCATCTTAACTAAAGTTGACGTAAGTGCTGATTCCGCGACCAATAGACAAACCTTGATGTTCACAGCTACGATGACTCCAgttatagaaaaaattgctgcAGGATATATGAGAAAGCCTGTCTATGCCACCATTGGTGTAGATACAGGATCTGAACCTCTGATACAACAAATCGTAGAATATGCAGACAACGAAGAacagaaattcaaaaagttgaagTCGATTGTTACTAAATACGAACCGCCCATAATTATATTCATTAATTACAAACAAACAGCCGATTGGCTGGcagaaagatttcaaaaggaaactAACATGAGGGTGACCATTTTACATGGTTCCAAATCGCAGGAGCAACGAGAGCATTCGCTGCAATTATTTCGTAGTGGCAGAGTTCAAGTTATGATTGCAACGAACGTTGCTGCGAGAGGGTTAGATATTCCTAATGTTTCATTGGTAGTCAATTTTCAgatctccaaaaaaatagacGATTACATTCATAGAATCGGTAGGACTGGTCGTGCTGCAAAGAAAGGTACTGCCATATCTCTTGTTGATGGtgctgaagatgaaacgTTAATGCGTGAACTTTACAAGTACGTAAAAAAACACGATCCTCTAGATAACAATATCTTTTCCGGTGGcgcaaaaaacaaatataaCATCAAtaaagagcaaaaaaatgagattaTATATTAG
- the SEC26 gene encoding coatomer subunit beta (similar to Saccharomyces cerevisiae SEC26 (YDR238C); ancestral locus Anc_8.462) — MSSLSSQPAYTLVFDPSPSMETYSSTDFQKALEKGSDEQKIDTMKSILVTMLEGNAMPELLMHIIRFVMPSKNKELKKLLYFYWEIVPKLAEDGKLRHEMILVCNAIQHDLQHPNEYIRGNTLRFLTKLREAELLEQMVPSVLACLEYRHAYVRKYAILAVFSIYKVSEHLLPDAKEIINSFIVAETDPICKRNAFIGLAELDRENALHYLENNIADIESLDPLLQAIFVQFIRQDANRTPALKAQYIELLMELLSTTTSNEVIFETALALTVLSANPNVLVPAVNKLIDLAVKVSDNNIKLIVLDRIQDINANNAGALEELTLDILRVLNAEDLDVRSKALDISMDLATSRNAEDVVQLLKKELQTTVNNPDQDKAMQYRQLLIETIRTVAVNFVEMAANVVSLLLDFISDLNSVAASGVITFIKEVIEKYPQLKANILKNMVQALDNVKSAKAYRGALWIMGEYAEDESEIQHCWKHIRNSVGEVPILQSEVKKLAQNQEDTEENEDDASAKPTGPVILPDGTYATENAFDVKTSHKSVTDEERDARPPIRRFVLSGDFYTVAILANTIIKFVLKFEKVSKNKTVTNALKAEALLILVSIVRVGQSSLVEKKIDEDSLERVMTSISILLDEANSEEKEDEIKLLEIAFLDTTKSSFKKQIEIAKKNKHKRASKDNDKNIEPIDKPVFFRQFSGTDSTNVQKDSIEEDLQLAMKGDAIHASSNSSISKLKKIVPLCGFSDPVYAEACITNNQFDVVLDVLLVNQTKETLKNLHVQFATLGDLKIIDTPQKTNVIPHGFHRFTVTVKVSSADTGVIFGNIIYDGAHGEDSRYVILNDVHVDIMDYIKPAATDDEHFRTMWNAFEWENKISVKSQLPTLHAYLEELIKGTNMGILTPSESLGEDDCRFLSCNLYAKSSFGEDALANLCIEKDSKTNEVIGYVRIRSKGQGLALSLGDRVALIAKRTNKLTLTHV; from the coding sequence ATGtcttcactttcttcaCAGCCAGCGTATACGTTGGTTTTTGATCCTTCTCCGAGTATGGAGACCTACTCAAGCACGGATTTTCAGAAAGCTCTCGAAAAGGGATCTGAcgaacaaaaaattgatacTATGAAATCAATTTTGGTGACTATGTTAGAGGGAAATGCAATGCCTGAATTGTTGATGCATATAATCAGATTTGTTATGCCTtctaaaaataaagaattgaaaaagcttTTATATTTCTACTGGGAAATTGTCCCTAAACTAGCAGAAGACGGGAAACTGAGACATGAAATGATTCTTGTCTGTAATGCCATTCAGCATGATTTGCAACATCCCAATGAGTATATCAGAGGTAACACTCTAAGATTTTTGACTAAACTGAGAGAGGCCGAGCTTTTAGAACAGATGGTTCCTTCCGTTTTGGCATGCTTGGAATATCGCCACGCATATGTCCGTAAATATGCTATCTTGGCAGTCTTTTCTATTTACAAAGTCAGTGAGCATTTACTTCCGGAtgccaaagaaattataAATTCGTTTATAGTGGCTGAAACTGACCCAATCTGTAAAAGGAATGCGTTCATTGGATTAGCTGAGTTGGATCGCGAGAACGCCTTACAttatttggaaaacaaCATCGCTGACATAGAAAGTTTAGATCCCTTATTACAAGCGATTTTTGTTCAGTTCATTAGACAGGATGCAAATAGGACCCCCGCTTTGAAAGCCCAGTATATCGAACTATTAATGGAATTGCTTTCCACCACAACTTCTAACGAAGTCATTTTTGAGACCGCATTGGCTCTAACTGTTTTGTCTGCTAATCCAAATGTTTTAGTTCCTGCTGTTAACAAGTTAATTGACTTGGCCGTCAAGGTTTCTGACAATAACATCAAACTAATTGTTTTAGATCGTATCCAAGACATCAACGCTAATAATGCCGGCGCTTTGGAAGAACTGACCTTAGATATTTTAAGGGTCTTGAATGCAGAAGATTTAGACGTCCGTTCAAAAGCACTCGATATCTCCATGGATTTGGCTACATCCAGAAACGCTGAAGATGTTGTTCAGCTTttaaaaaaggaattgcAAACAACCGTAAATAATCCAGATCAAGACAAGGCAATGCAGTATAGACAATTATTGATTGAAACCATCCGTACTGTGGCAGTAAATTTTGTAGAAATGGCAGCCAATGTTGTTTCGCTTCTATTGGATTTTATTAGTGATTTGAACTCAGTTGCCGCTAGTGGCGTTATCACCTTTATTAAAGAAGTCATTGAGAAATACCCACAGCTAAAGGCCAATATCCTTAAAAACATGGTTCAGGCCCTAGACAATGTCAAATCTGCGAAAGCTTACCGCGGTGCTTTGTGGATTATGGGCGAATAtgctgaagatgaaagtgaGATACAACATTGTTGGAAGCACATTCGTAATAGCGTCGGTGAAGTGCCTATCCTTCAGTCTGAGGTTAAGAAGTTAGCACAAAACCAAGAGGATACggaagaaaacgaagatgatGCTTCTGCCAAACCAACTGGCCCAGTTATTCTACCAGATGGTACGTATGCTACTGAGAACGCCTTCGATGTCAAGACCTCCCACAAATCGGTTACCGATGAAGAACGCGATGCTAGACCTCCAATCCGCCGCTTTGTATTAAGTGGTGATTTTTACACTGTCGCCATTCTAGCCAAcaccatcatcaaatttgttctgaaatttgaaaaggttTCTAAGAACAAAACCGTTACCAATGCCTTAAAGGCGGAAGCTTTATTGATTTTGGTTAGTATTGTAAGAGTAGGCCAAAGTTCATTagtggagaagaaaatcgaTGAAGATTCTTTAGAAAGAGTCATGACATCTATCTCTATCTTATTGGATGAAGCCAATTCtgaggaaaaggaagacGAAATCAAACTTCTGGAAATTGCATTTTTGGACACCACCAAATCTTCCTTCAAGAAGCAAATCGAAATtgcaaagaagaacaaacaTAAGAGAGCTTCAAAAGATAATGACAAGAATATCGAGCCAATTGACAAACCAGTTTTCTTCAGACAGTTTTCTGGGACAGATTCTACTAATGTACAAAAGGATagtattgaagaagatttgcAGTTGGCAATGAAAGGGGATGCCATTCATGCTAGTAGTAACTCTAGCATTTctaaattgaagaaaattgtaCCTTTATGTGGCTTTTCTGATCCAGTTTATGCTGAGGCTTGTATTACAAATAATCAATTCGATGTCGTATTGGATGTTCTTCTGGTCAATCAAACGAAGGAGACTTTGAAGAACCTACACGTGCAATTTGCAACCCTTggtgatttgaaaatcattGATACACCTCAAAAGACTAATGTCATTCCTCATGGTTTTCACAGATTCACTGTTACTGTCAAAGTTTCTTCTGCTGACACTGGTGTTATTTTCGGTAATATTATTTATGATGGTGCACATGGTGAAGATTCTCGTTACGTCATCTTGAATGACGTTCATGTTGACATAATGGATTACATCAAACCAGCCGCCACTGATGATGAGCATTTCCGTACTATGTGGAATGCATTTGAATGGGAGAACAAAATTTCAGTTAAATCACAACTACCAACATTGCATGCTTACCTAGAAGAATTGATTAAGGGAACAAACATGGGAATCCTAACACCATCAGAGTCTTTAGGAGAAGATGATTGCAGGTTCTTAAGTTGTAACTTGTATGCAAAATCATCCTTTGGTGAAGATGCTCTGGCCAACTTGTGTATTGAAAAGGATTCCAAGACTAATGAAGTTATAGGTTATGTCCGTATCCGTTCAAAGGGACAAGGTTTGGCCCTATCACTAGGTGACAGGGTGGCATTGATTGCCAAAAGGACCAATAAGCTCACTCTTACCCATGTTTGA
- the SKDI04G4530 gene encoding uncharacterized protein (similar to Saccharomyces cerevisiae YDR239C; ancestral locus Anc_8.463), with product MFDSFNNNKNNNNNNNKNKRRSFFRFGTENKNNDLENSARKSPAAPAMKSSVDTTRASQVKTVIPVVPPRSPNRNVHSRNRSLQAPLEKGPLKNTNPFLNADYTSKDTLELSQTKEVPINVPKGNGLLLKNDIIGQNQNPFATSTNPNTNYSNIKRSRPPPPPVDMNSITTSVDYATTKEDIGRYNDSELSAIAPLSTHNQHRRQRSEAEKLVDDIEDYINEHKESSGSSLSLNTTDDSDVEISQDVLPVDAIAAPISRNVSVESPLSYVKPLIVDTDVVHGSSDAKMVQLDQLTQLSSNADDGNDRFSFTTSVSGKSTKSLQQVAKDESSGFKPAHVDFVYQSNEQLGSDESIGSARRPLRITNEVYSNSSDEVEHGNYQENYSGDHKLDVSMNDANEDGLLTKNDVPTQERGSSSHRRVFRVVNEDRPSFYLNSTNDTGSLIDRHSLDTTVSSGEYNIPLNVSNSSELPISKSSKSSVLAALDLSGNTKSPDKTSELNSLNSISESFSKHTASIEEAVGFPNPAPTAPSEKSAKGSMLTSVVSNKSEKSVPLVSSYVEELRLKYFKTSNFLQAPPNLPVALKQKNNLIQPKNIKVKLRTSSKQIGIKHGKVKQKLLASETRNEGSNERLNGSGLNNNINVDHTKEFHKLLGKENEVCSVSGGEEVYEGQPEDYLKDIPGDEAYNSDDIMAPLREKRGQIGSADSVSRSDTVVSYYTRSQNRMRSGTLDNDYVNRQKLPTHISLQDYRDSNAKSDVMRQDSVSTTNSDAVDLDYSLGRGLRVANPDSDLE from the coding sequence ATGTTTGATAGtttcaacaacaataaaaacaacaacaacaacaacaacaaaaataaacgaaGGTCTTTTTTCCGGTTTGGcactgaaaataaaaataacgaCCTTGAAAACTCTGCTAGAAAGTCACCAGCGGCTCCTGCAATGAAGAGTTCAGTGGACACTACACGAGCCTCCCAAGTTAAGACAGTTATCCCCGTCGTACCGCCACGAAGTCCGAATAGGAATGTCCATAGTAGGAATCGTTCACTTCAGGCACCCTTAGAAAAAGGACCATTAAAGAATACTaatccatttttgaacGCCGACTATACCTCAAAAGATACTCTTGAGTTATCCCAAACTAAGGAGGTTCCAATAAACGTTCCCAAAGGAAATGGACTATTGCTCAAAAACGACATTATCGGACAAAACCAAAATCCATTTGCAACAAGCACGAATCCAAATACAAATTATTCCAACATTAAACGTTCGAGGCCTCCACCACCACCTGTGGATATGAATTCAATAACAACTTCAGTAGATTACGCCACTACCAAGGAGGATATAGGCAGGTATAACGACTCTGAACTAAGCGCCATTGCACCATTATCTACCCACAATCAGCATAGGCGACAGCGGTCAGAAGCCGAAAAATTAGTCGACGATATTGAAGATTATATTAACGAACACAAGGAAAGTTCAGGCAGCTCATTATCCTTAAACACAACAGACGATTCAGACGTTGAAATATCTCAGGATGTGTTGCCGGTAGATGCCATTGCGGCTCCCATTTCAAGAAACGTTAGTGTAGAAAGTCCTTTAAGTTATGTGAAACCACTTATTGTTGACACCGACGTAGTACATGGATCAAGTGACGCAAAGATGGTACAATTGGATCAACTTACTCAATTATCTTCCAATGCAGATGATGGAAATGATAGATTTTCCTTCACTACTTCCGTTAGTGGAAAATCCACCAAAAGTCTGCAACAAGTTGCTAAAGACGAATCTAGTGGTTTCAAACCTGCACATGTTGATTTTGTATATCAGTCAAATGAGCAACTTGGAAGTGATGAAAGTATCGGAAGCGCGAGGAGGCCTTTGAGGATAACTAATGAAGTTTATAGCAATTCTTCAGACGAAGTAGAACACGGTaattatcaagaaaactaTTCAGGGGACCATAAACTTGATGTTTCAATGAATGATGCGAATGAAGATGGGTTACTGACGAAAAATGATGTTCCTACGCAAGAGCGTGGGTCATCAAGCCACCGCAGAGTTTTTCGGGTAGTTAATGAGGATCGTCCCAGTTTTTATCTTAATAGTACAAACGATACAGGCAGCTTAATCGATAGACATTCCCTTGACACTACAGTTTCCTCTGGTGAGTATAATATTCCACTAAACGTCTCTAACTCCTCTGAACTTCCTATATCAAAAAGCTCTAAATCAAGCGTTTTGGCTGCCCTTGATTTGAGTGGAAATACGAAATCACCAGATAAAACGTCTGAATTAAATAGCTTGAATTCAATCTCAGAAAGTTTCAGCAAGCACACCGCTTCCATCGAGGAGGCAGTGggttttccaaatcctGCGCCAACTGCACCGAGTGAAAAATCTGCGAAAGGCTCGATGCTAACTTCTGTTGTATCGAATAAATCAGAAAAATCAGTGCCCTTGGTTTCAAGTTATGTAGAAGAATTGCGACtaaaatatttcaagacCTCTAACTTTTTGCAAGCTCCTCCTAACCTACCGGTGGCCCtgaaacaaaagaacaatttAATTCAACCGAAGAATATTAAGGTTAAGTTGAGAACAAGTTCCAAACAAATCGGTATCAAGCATGGAAAGGTTAAGCAGAAGCTATTAGCGTCGGAGACAAGAAACGAGGGCTCAAATGAGAGGTTGAACGGTTCAGGACTAAATAACAACATCAACGTTGACCATACTAAGGAGTTTCATAAATTGttaggaaaagaaaacgaagtTTGCTCTGTCTCAGGGGGAGAAGAGGTCTATGAAGGCCAACCTGAGGACTATCTCAAGGATATACCCGGTGACGAAGCATACAACAGCGATGATATTATGGCACCtttgagagaaaaaagaggacAAATTGGTTCTGCCGACTCGGTTTCAAGATCTGATACTGTAGTCAGCTATTACACTAGGTCTCAAAACAGAATGAGAAGCGGGACGCTGGATAATGACTACGTGAACAGGCAGAAACTTCCTACCCATATCTCCCTTCAAGACTACCGCGACTCAAATGCCAAAAGCGACGTAATGCGTCAAGATTCCGTTTCCACCACAAACTCAGACGCAGTCGATCTCGACTATTCTCTGGGTCGTGGCCTGCGTGTGGCAAATCCAGATTCTGACCTAGAGTAA
- the SNU56 gene encoding Snu56p (similar to Saccharomyces cerevisiae SNU56 (YDR240C); ancestral locus Anc_8.464), producing the protein MGPRRRGLTYHHSKAKGQLSQGHYPIAPNDGQRRRTTNPEAFQSFDIWKNLDKIRSTRKNAVHVMKSSLLVLPIRTQAKQQFEECMKELHKYISEDILQLYSREEKEGEGKLFYVVLKEFSILDSCFVLSVLLAFQKRLWVAPSEKSYFKVSKNINLTGSFYLPKNIERGKGHIITSYRRELPTSSIVEVGFNVISNFQQFHVQACHVSKFMNELSGFFSQIEFGKYEGSAINRFQREYSRNDSQLSLALYELPLIGDGLFDMKSYISKTEPVIEASKAQMVKHIVELKAYNEMTCTEGAQHAQEQKPVLNPSSSNASFSSGNVQTVSYQPQSQKYIDSKSTNPLNSSGRYFAPNTQMNGRNTEGHKPGFMTQDEIKQHCIGTIKASIDAVKKKSSYQILKTYVRCPRQNYIDVVYQNLNDLRSKTNCNIVVLNLNNLHESQSWLESLTINNYSSFAQPPHPSTVRVISIGGVGEYILKALELVLNILEQ; encoded by the coding sequence atgggtccaagaagaagaggacTAACATACCACCATAGTAAGGCGAAAGGACAACTTTCACAAGGACACTATCCCATAGCACCTAATGATGGGCAAAGAAGGAGGACCACTAATCCTGAGGCATTCCAATCTTTTGACATCTGGAAGAATCTAGATAAGATAAGATCAACTAGAAAGAATGCAGTACACGTTATGAAAAGTAGCCTGCTTGTGCTTCCCATAAGAACGCAGGCCAAACAACAGTTCGAAGAGTGCATGAAGGAATTGCATAAGTATATTTCTGAAGATATATTACAGCTCTATTCACGGGAAGAGAAGGAAGGTGAAGGCAAGCTTTTTTACGTAGTCTTGAAAGAGTTCAGTATATTGGATTCTTGCTTCGTACTATCAGTTCTGCTTGCCTTCCAGAAGCGTTTATGGGTGGCACCATCAGAAAAATCTTACTTTAAAGTTTCTAAGAACATCAACTTAACAGGTTCGTTTTATCTGCCCAAAAATATAGAGAGGGGTAAAGGTCATATAATAACAAGCTATAGAAGAGAGTTGCCTACGTCTAGCATTGTGGAAGTTGGGTTCAATGTCATTTCAAACTTCCAACAGTTTCACGTTCAGGCCTGTCACGTAAGTAAGTTTATGAACGAACTTTCCGGTTTTTTCTCACAGATAGAATTTGGTAAATATGAGGGCAGTGCGATAAATCGCTTCCAGCGGGAATATAGCCGGAATGACTCCCAGCTATCTCTTGCCCTCTACGAACTCCCATTAATTGGCGATGGCTTGTTTGATATGAAGTCATATATCAGCAAAACTGAGCCGGTTATAGAAGCATCAAAAGCCCAAATGGTTAAACATATTGTGGAACTGAAAGCATATAATGAAATGACTTGCACTGAAGGGGCTCAGCATGcacaagaacaaaagccTGTACTGAATCCATCCTCTTCAAATGCGAGTTTCTCCTCTGGAAATGTTCAAACAGTTTCATACCAGCCGCAATCGCAGAAGTATATTGATAGCAAATCAACAAATCCATTAAATTCGTCTGGTCGTTATTTCGCGCCCAACACCCAGATGAACGGAAGAAATACTGAAGGACATAAACCAGGCTTTATGACGCAAGATGAAATCAAGCAGCACTGCATTGGCACTATAAAGGCTTCTATAGATGcagtgaaaaagaaatcctCTTATCAAATCCTAAAAACCTATGTAAGATGCCCAAGACAGAACTACATCGATGTTGTTTATCAGAATTTAAATGATCTACGATCAAAGACAAATTGTAACATTGTTGTGttaaatttgaataatCTTCACGAATCGCAATCGTGGCTTGAATCTTTAACGATAAATAATTATTCCTCATTTGCTCAGCCGCCTCATCCAAGCACCGTTCGAGTTATTAGCATCGGAGGGGTCGGTGAGTATATACTCAAGGCTCTCGAATTAGTACTAAATATACTGGAGCAATAA